One segment of Vibrio mimicus DNA contains the following:
- a CDS encoding diguanylate cyclase domain-containing protein encodes MKLYLQCALLAFSLFSSFCYAFERSSWEEVYEKSLHKDGDSALQLLHDRYFALPSGAEKLYLASKIHGYFVLRSQPYFGEATSNQDAYSETERRFVEALNYEEALNYQKAEEAYLAFYSDMNEIGDQDGLVLFEYHLCRLYQRSGRPYKARFYCSQMDQRLLNSADPLFPRYRGLHLVANNLEFLGEYQEASETYELLLKLLPDYVDPSGVYNDVGLLMSTLGQHEAALEYLNKALEYRTEQNNTLLLAQVEHSLGDAYFKQGMYQESIRHFYQAEQRLSPTGYLFGLAYVHLGLGKAYIELGNFTEGDQHLLQALEYVNKHQDQNLKGLIYLALSQAYFKEQKYTQASNYANQAVTISDQASLPRIKAKAYLQLATVADTQQQYQQALVWYKQYAENELQVRDSEQRKAFAALNLSKAEFEEKHSANFWRENYQTLVKKYDFLKWQRISLSILILTLAVALPFAYYRPKKKSNSAKLDMLQGVIDRNAGLERLTKLKSCKQAEQTHLIALLDIDQLRQFNERFGYENGDKAMQNIFDALRSQFRNEDFLCRIGDDEFLLILPNCERSRAETRLFTLHHSVNAQTESATENPFNLSITMSYLALEGALANFHSIYPYLDKAMNIAKQQGRGGFIDAQDYTTVIQTASSPIYSK; translated from the coding sequence ATGAAACTTTATTTGCAATGCGCTTTGCTTGCTTTCAGTCTCTTCTCATCATTTTGTTATGCTTTTGAGCGATCCTCATGGGAAGAGGTCTACGAGAAGTCATTACATAAAGATGGTGATAGTGCTTTGCAACTATTACATGACCGCTATTTCGCCCTCCCCTCAGGAGCTGAAAAACTTTATCTGGCATCCAAAATCCATGGGTATTTTGTGCTCAGAAGCCAACCTTACTTCGGGGAAGCAACTAGCAATCAAGATGCTTATTCAGAAACAGAACGCCGTTTCGTAGAAGCACTTAATTATGAGGAAGCACTAAATTACCAAAAAGCTGAAGAAGCCTATCTGGCGTTTTACTCTGATATGAACGAGATCGGCGATCAAGATGGATTGGTATTGTTTGAGTATCATCTTTGCCGGCTATACCAGCGTAGTGGCCGCCCCTATAAAGCACGTTTTTATTGTTCCCAAATGGATCAGAGGTTGCTTAATTCAGCAGACCCACTTTTTCCACGCTACCGAGGCTTACATTTGGTAGCAAATAACCTTGAGTTTTTAGGTGAATATCAAGAAGCATCGGAGACTTATGAGTTGTTACTTAAATTACTACCCGACTATGTAGACCCTTCAGGCGTATACAATGATGTGGGGCTATTAATGAGCACGTTGGGACAACATGAAGCTGCGCTTGAATATCTAAACAAAGCGTTAGAATACCGAACAGAACAAAATAACACCTTATTGCTCGCACAAGTAGAGCACAGCTTAGGTGATGCTTATTTCAAACAAGGAATGTATCAAGAAAGTATCCGGCATTTTTATCAAGCGGAACAACGGCTTTCCCCTACCGGCTATTTGTTTGGATTAGCTTATGTTCACCTTGGTTTGGGTAAGGCGTACATTGAATTAGGAAACTTTACCGAGGGTGATCAGCACCTGCTACAAGCCCTGGAATATGTAAACAAGCATCAAGATCAGAACCTAAAAGGACTGATTTATCTCGCACTTTCACAAGCCTATTTCAAAGAACAAAAATATACACAAGCCTCCAACTACGCAAACCAAGCGGTAACGATCAGTGACCAAGCATCATTGCCTCGGATTAAAGCTAAGGCATATCTACAATTAGCAACCGTTGCTGATACTCAACAACAGTACCAACAGGCTTTGGTTTGGTATAAACAATATGCAGAGAATGAGTTACAAGTTCGTGATAGTGAACAACGGAAAGCATTCGCAGCGCTCAATCTTTCCAAAGCGGAATTCGAGGAAAAGCACAGCGCGAATTTTTGGCGGGAAAACTATCAAACCTTAGTGAAGAAATACGATTTCCTAAAATGGCAACGTATTTCACTGTCTATTTTGATTCTTACACTTGCCGTTGCTCTGCCCTTTGCATACTACCGCCCTAAGAAAAAGAGCAATTCTGCTAAGTTGGACATGTTGCAAGGTGTCATTGATCGAAATGCTGGTTTGGAACGTTTAACCAAGCTCAAATCTTGCAAGCAAGCTGAACAAACACACCTTATTGCCCTGCTCGATATCGATCAACTTCGTCAGTTTAATGAACGATTTGGCTATGAGAATGGCGATAAAGCCATGCAAAACATCTTTGACGCTTTACGTTCCCAGTTCCGAAATGAAGACTTCTTATGCCGAATCGGTGACGATGAATTTTTACTTATACTTCCGAACTGTGAACGAAGCCGCGCTGAAACTCGCCTTTTCACTCTTCATCACTCAGTCAACGCACAAACGGAATCGGCTACCGAAAACCCATTCAATTTAAGCATCACCATGAGTTATCTGGCACTAGAGGGAGCGTTGGCGAATTTTCACAGTATCTACCCTTATTTGGATAAAGCCATGAACATCGCCAAACAACAAGGTCGGGGCGGCTTTATTGATGCACAAGATTACACTACTGTGATACAGACTGCTTCATCGCCAATATATTCAAAATAG
- a CDS encoding ABC transporter substrate-binding protein → MFLARQNHRRVVYLLLIVFAFGGWRWWESLMASSGLTLPTASVPVKIAVSQTPLSSPFYIAEQLGFFKQQGIDVELVGCSGGVQCSKALLKGDVDYATASESVVMFTSFERQDFQIVASFVQSDNDLKLLALKGDDLKSINDLRNKRIGMIKASSSEFYFDTLLLAHNLKGISIDKVYGSADQLYQQLFDKQLDALSIWEPWGYKIDVAAHSNVTNLSLPGIYTLSFNLLAMKNTLTSDRKTAIAILQALKQAIDWMHKNPEKTQQRIALVLSIDEKQLEWSWQDYSFRLSLGNTLLTNLQLQGRWAIESQIVQGQLPDYRQLMADELLIAALQNEEIKP, encoded by the coding sequence ATGTTCTTGGCTAGGCAAAACCATCGGAGGGTGGTTTACCTATTACTGATAGTATTCGCTTTTGGTGGATGGCGATGGTGGGAGTCTTTAATGGCATCTTCCGGTCTTACTCTACCCACAGCTTCGGTTCCGGTAAAGATTGCGGTATCGCAAACCCCTCTTTCTTCCCCTTTTTATATTGCTGAACAACTGGGTTTTTTTAAGCAACAAGGCATTGATGTTGAGTTAGTTGGATGCAGTGGCGGTGTTCAGTGTAGCAAGGCACTGCTAAAGGGAGATGTTGATTACGCGACGGCCTCTGAATCGGTTGTCATGTTCACTAGCTTTGAGCGGCAAGACTTTCAAATAGTGGCGAGTTTTGTGCAATCGGATAATGATCTTAAGCTACTCGCTTTAAAAGGGGATGATCTTAAATCCATTAACGATCTGCGAAATAAACGAATCGGGATGATTAAAGCGAGCTCAAGTGAATTTTATTTTGACACTTTATTGCTAGCGCATAACTTAAAAGGGATTTCTATCGATAAGGTCTATGGTTCCGCCGATCAGCTTTATCAACAACTCTTTGATAAACAACTTGATGCATTGTCGATTTGGGAGCCTTGGGGCTACAAAATCGATGTGGCTGCTCATTCCAACGTTACTAACCTCAGCTTGCCAGGTATTTATACTTTGTCGTTTAACCTGCTCGCGATGAAAAATACCCTTACATCAGATAGAAAGACTGCTATTGCAATTTTACAAGCATTAAAGCAAGCCATTGATTGGATGCATAAAAATCCAGAAAAAACTCAACAACGTATTGCTTTAGTGCTCAGTATTGATGAAAAACAGCTGGAGTGGTCATGGCAGGATTACTCATTTCGTCTCTCTCTAGGAAATACCTTATTGACGAATTTACAACTGCAAGGCCGTTGGGCGATTGAGAGTCAGATTGTACAAGGACAGCTACCTGATTACCGGCAACTGATGGCTGATGAGTTGCTGATTGCTGCGTTGCAAAATGAGGAGATTAAGCCGTGA
- a CDS encoding GGDEF domain-containing protein, with protein MINSLTRKMTALFIASLLLVGFIAFSLFNLAEKQRQTNEQLNTILEIQNSVAMLRGQLWSFLQYKDANSLELVYLAQQVLARELAEETIIALKLNNIQRMNNSLAGLLEQERKLAQEAGITKLIDGLGTYELFHARYNILVQNMNEELTYIQRQVMANNISSHRTLLLTTMLHLLLFSAIVCGIALIVLRRFQHGCKTLHEGISLMAKGDLTSRITIQSRELEFIELTQFFNQMKSYLQSTTVTKDELQAEVARKTAKLERQKAELRFLSERDSLTGLLNRRAFKQQLSQALVKAKRSDMKLALLFFDLDKFKEINDTKGHEAGDVVLQEIAQRLKGTIRESDFCGRLGGDEFVVCLDILQDHSGVRSKSYQLLDKLTKPILVNNEELTVGVSIGIALYPDQAVQMPELLRIADEAMYVAKHQSGGMIYCAHRDKDDETTLAG; from the coding sequence GTGATCAACTCACTGACTCGAAAAATGACCGCGCTATTTATTGCTTCTCTGTTATTGGTGGGGTTTATTGCGTTTTCATTGTTCAATTTGGCAGAAAAACAGCGGCAGACAAATGAGCAACTGAATACCATTTTAGAAATCCAAAATAGTGTAGCGATGTTGAGGGGGCAGTTGTGGAGCTTCTTACAGTATAAGGACGCAAATAGTCTCGAATTGGTTTACCTTGCTCAACAAGTTTTGGCACGAGAATTAGCTGAAGAAACGATTATTGCCCTAAAACTGAACAATATTCAGCGAATGAACAACAGTCTGGCTGGCCTATTAGAACAAGAACGCAAATTGGCACAGGAGGCGGGGATTACCAAGCTGATCGATGGATTAGGGACGTACGAATTGTTTCATGCTCGCTACAATATCTTGGTTCAGAATATGAATGAAGAATTAACATACATTCAGCGGCAAGTGATGGCGAATAACATCTCAAGCCATCGAACCCTATTATTGACGACTATGCTGCATTTACTGCTGTTCTCAGCGATTGTGTGTGGAATTGCATTAATTGTTTTACGTCGTTTTCAGCATGGATGTAAAACCCTGCATGAAGGAATATCACTGATGGCGAAAGGGGATTTGACCAGTCGAATCACCATACAAAGTCGAGAGCTGGAGTTCATTGAATTAACGCAGTTTTTCAATCAGATGAAATCTTATCTTCAGAGTACAACGGTGACTAAAGATGAATTACAAGCCGAAGTGGCAAGAAAAACGGCGAAATTAGAGCGCCAAAAAGCCGAATTACGCTTCCTATCTGAAAGGGACTCACTAACAGGCCTACTAAATAGACGAGCTTTCAAACAACAATTGAGCCAAGCATTAGTAAAAGCCAAACGTTCCGACATGAAATTAGCCTTATTGTTTTTCGATTTGGATAAATTTAAAGAGATCAACGATACCAAAGGGCATGAAGCTGGGGATGTGGTATTGCAAGAGATAGCGCAAAGGTTAAAGGGGACGATCCGAGAATCAGACTTTTGTGGGCGTTTGGGAGGCGATGAGTTTGTGGTCTGCTTGGATATTTTGCAAGATCACTCTGGCGTAAGAAGTAAAAGCTATCAACTTCTTGATAAGTTAACCAAACCGATTTTGGTGAATAACGAAGAGCTAACTGTCGGCGTGAGTATCGGTATAGCACTCTACCCAGATCAGGCGGTACAAATGCCAGAATTACTACGTATTGCTGATGAAGCGATGTATGTGGCAAAGCATCAATCCGGTGGGATGATTTATTGTGCCCATCGAGACAAAGATGATGAAACAACCCTAGCAGGATAA
- a CDS encoding GGDEF domain-containing protein has translation MLRSKLSEHKLDTATWFVLLFLAYGLAYTTSSLRFILPMAFAIFTNNLLYQLGCYCMLFAVLRWYQKPIRVSLYLLAIGHSFLFALLEYSLFKVDPDALGIRILVSSVNMSAVYLGVALIAAKNGQRGRPEQTLLAAVLAMMMVVLYIPLVAYQTLPLMAVFRAATIVVQNLFFFIILGTMLMLFLFEEIEWHRLRSIRDELTGSFNRRYFKEHVQRQLNQSEAASIIALVDIDHFKQINDTYGHDIGDEVITFVVQNLESLNLMDCVVARYGGEEFAIFARENDEARVAKALDTVRDEIACGFSIGDQPLRVSVSIGVVMLDTSYEYGEVLRQADKALYQAKQQGRNRVMLQAVNVA, from the coding sequence ATGTTGAGAAGCAAGCTCAGTGAGCATAAACTGGACACGGCAACATGGTTTGTCTTGCTGTTTTTGGCCTATGGATTGGCTTATACCACCTCTTCATTACGTTTTATCCTCCCGATGGCGTTTGCCATTTTCACCAATAACTTGCTGTATCAACTTGGCTGTTATTGCATGCTGTTTGCCGTCTTGCGATGGTATCAAAAGCCCATTCGAGTGAGCTTATATCTCTTGGCTATTGGGCATTCATTCCTATTTGCGTTGCTTGAGTACAGCTTGTTTAAGGTGGATCCTGATGCATTGGGTATTCGTATTTTGGTTTCCTCTGTGAACATGTCAGCGGTGTATTTAGGGGTTGCTTTAATAGCCGCTAAAAATGGGCAGCGTGGACGACCAGAGCAAACTCTGTTGGCAGCCGTTCTGGCTATGATGATGGTCGTTCTCTACATCCCTTTAGTGGCTTATCAAACCCTACCTTTGATGGCGGTCTTCCGAGCTGCGACCATTGTGGTTCAAAACCTGTTTTTCTTCATTATTCTCGGTACCATGCTCATGCTGTTCCTATTTGAAGAAATTGAATGGCACCGATTGCGGTCCATCCGTGATGAATTAACGGGTTCCTTCAACCGCCGTTATTTTAAAGAACACGTACAACGTCAGCTTAATCAGTCAGAAGCAGCTTCCATAATTGCCTTAGTCGATATTGACCATTTCAAACAGATTAATGACACCTATGGGCATGATATTGGTGATGAGGTGATTACTTTTGTCGTCCAGAATCTGGAGTCATTAAACTTAATGGACTGCGTAGTCGCGAGATACGGTGGAGAAGAGTTCGCGATATTTGCCCGTGAAAATGATGAGGCTCGTGTGGCGAAAGCGCTAGATACTGTGCGCGATGAGATTGCGTGTGGTTTTAGTATTGGTGATCAGCCTCTCCGCGTTTCTGTCAGTATCGGTGTGGTAATGCTGGATACTTCATATGAGTATGGTGAGGTCTTACGCCAAGCGGATAAAGCTTTATATCAAGCAAAGCAACAAGGTCGAAATCGAGTCATGTTGCAAGCGGTGAATGTGGCTTAA